Within the Fusarium keratoplasticum isolate Fu6.1 chromosome 1, whole genome shotgun sequence genome, the region atgaggacgaggatgagcaaGACTCcgaggctgaagagcaaGAGGACAGCGAAggggatgaagacgacgcAGAGAGTGCAGACGAGCCCATGACAGATGCGCCAGCCGAACTCGATGCTATTATCGATGCCGCCGAAggcaaagaaaagaaggaccGGAAACGAAAGCGCAAGAATGATAAtgacgacctcgagggcaACTACCTGAGCAAAGTTGctgcagaggaggaggctgagcgTGCGGGCAAGCGACAGAAGAACGATGGCTCAAAAGAAGACGGTGAGAAGGCTGAGGGtgaggacgacgacgccAGCGGCGACGAGAGCGACATCCCCGTCCACGAGACACTGGCCAAGGAAGACAAGTCCTCGGATCTGGAAAAGGCAGCTCGGACAGTCTTCCTTGCCAACGTTTCCACCGAAGCTATATCctccaagacggccaagaagacacTCATGGCCCatctctcttccatcttggAAAAGGATGCATCTCCACCGCAGACCATTGAGTCCATTCGCTTCCGCTCTGTCGCATTCGCAGGCGGCTCTCTGCCAAAGCGTGCGGCCTACATCACCAAGTCGCTGATGGACGCCACAACCAAGTCGGCCAATGCCTATGTCGTGTACTCGACTATCGCGGCTGCCCGGGAGGCCGTCGCAAAGCTCAATGGCACCCAGGTGCTTGACCGACACCTGAGGGTGGACAGTGTTGCTCACCCCAGTCCCACAGACCACCGCCGATGCGTGTTTGTTGGCAACTTGGGAttcgttgatgatgagactATCCTCGCCACCAACGCCGACGGAGATACTACACAGAAGAAGCGAAACAAGACTCCGTccgatgttgaggagggcCTATGGCGCACCTTTAGCACTCAGGGCAGGGTCGAAAATGTCCGAGTTGTCCGAGACTCCAAGACTCGCGTGGGCAAGGGCATCGCCTATGTGCAGTTTTATGTAAGTCTCCGCAAAGTTTGCCACTTACACGGATGAAACAAGGGCTAACAAGATTTGTAGGACGCCAATGATGTCGAGGCCGCACTGCTccttgatgacaagaagTTCCCGCCCATGCTCCCCCGCAAGCTGCGTGTTACTCGAGCCAAGGATCCTCGCAAGACGGCCCTCGCTCAGGAgcgagccaaggccaaggctgtggCCACCAACGGCGCACCCAAGAGCATGAAGTACAAGCCCAAGGCGACACCTGAAGAGCAGTCCATGGCTGGCCGCACAAGCAAGCTCCTCGGCCGCTCCGCCGCCATCCAGCAGCGTCACGGAAAGCGTCCCTCAAAGGGCTCTTCCGAAGAGGTTCCTAACCcccttgacgagatcaagacccCAGAACAGGTCATCTTTGAAGGCCGACGTGCCACATCCAGGGACGCTCTgcccaaggacctcaagtttggcaagaagggcaagaacaagagcaagcccaaggccaagggagGCAAGCCGCAAAATCGAAGCGCTAGGAGAGCTGCcgagtggaagaagaagagctgaTGCTGATTCTCGACAGCGGATGACGCATGGATGGGGTAGTTGGTGAGAAGCGGCCGTGTGGGCTTTGAGTGCGGAAAGCGGATGTTTGAGAAGGGCCCCGCGCCCGCACGGGGATCGGAAAAGTTGTGCTGTGAATTTTGGCCACAGCCGTAAAGGTTGCTTAGATGAAATAGAAGTACATATTCCTCAAGCTCACGAGTTCAGTTCGGATATTGAGCAAgtttgcttttttttaatgCTACGATTCTGGGCATCTTTTTTATTGCATTGTGACCCAAATGGTTGCTGACATGGCTTCCTCAACTGAAATGTTGTATATCACTAACAGCACATTGGCACATAGCTGAGCAAACGACACGATGGCAACTCTGTGGTTGTTAGTAGAATACCCCAAACCAACCATATTAACTCTGCACAACCACATTTCACACCAATCAAGTCAAGAGATACTCCAATTTACTCTCATTAAAGAAGAAACAGATATCATCAATTTTACTTGCCTGCTTTATCAGAAATAAGTGCCAACTTGCGTCAAGGGATAACCTCGTCTATTAGGACCTGGCTCCAAGAGAAAAAGACCACGTGCTAGCGGGATACCCTGAGCCAAACTTTGGCGTCTGGTGGTAAACACATCCTTCCCCCCTCCATGTGCCACCCAACAACAAATATCGGGAATCTTAATCAACATAATCCACAGCTCTCTTCTCTGTACATTGCATCGCCATAGGCGCGAGCCCTGGCAAGACCATCGCTTCAACACGCCTTGAAAGAAGTCGAAAGAGGTTATACAAGCCAGTCCCAAGATGCAACTGTCTAGTactcgacctcctcctcgggctcgAACGAGTCGGCAGCAACCTCCTCGTAATCCTTCTCCAGAGCAG harbors:
- a CDS encoding Nucleolar protein 12, yielding MAKRTKGLTASSKAVDPTLDALFAASAGPTKAPAKSRYSALLEQKPREAPQPKVVLEEENGEEDDEDDEVLSEISEELSYGEDDEDEDEDEQDSEAEEQEDSEGDEDDAESADEPMTDAPAELDAIIDAAEGKEKKDRKRKRKNDNDDLEGNYLSKVAAEEEAERAGKRQKNDGSKEDGEKAEGEDDDASGDESDIPVHETLAKEDKSSDLEKAARTVFLANVSTEAISSKTAKKTLMAHLSSILEKDASPPQTIESIRFRSVAFAGGSLPKRAAYITKSLMDATTKSANAYVVYSTIAAAREAVAKLNGTQVLDRHLRVDSVAHPSPTDHRRCVFVGNLGFVDDETILATNADGDTTQKKRNKTPSDVEEGLWRTFSTQGRVENVRVVRDSKTRVGKGIAYVQFYDANDVEAALLLDDKKFPPMLPRKLRVTRAKDPRKTALAQERAKAKAVATNGAPKSMKYKPKATPEEQSMAGRTSKLLGRSAAIQQRHGKRPSKGSSEEVPNPLDEIKTPEQVIFEGRRATSRDALPKDLKFGKKGKNKSKPKAKGGKPQNRSARRAAEWKKKS